The following coding sequences lie in one Arthrobacter sp. PGP41 genomic window:
- a CDS encoding winged helix DNA-binding domain-containing protein produces MAADLHRSNRKTVGRLRMASQGLAGGARPSSSVADAVRWMTAMQAQDLQAAMWAVGARVPGCGLTDVRSAIDSGAVVRSWPMRGTLHLVAPEDLRWMLGLTADRLTKIIAARHRELEITWADIEKCRDIALDHIAGGGPASRTELFTAFDAAGQPTKGQRGIHILGTLCRHAWLVQGPLAKNQQLLVAFEDWIPVSRKLERQEAVAEFLLRYLRSHGPATLRDFAWWTQIPLAEVRAALESVRGLLVDFRFDGGDFWMSPETASLLDTGVPGARSILLLPGFDEFLLGYTDRRAVLPPEHSGRIVPGGNGVFKKILVAGGEVIGTWSRDGTGPRAGVVPELFDAARPLGPAAEAAFAKAAQRYFTFLST; encoded by the coding sequence ATGGCTGCTGACCTGCACCGTTCCAACCGCAAAACGGTGGGCCGCCTGAGGATGGCCTCGCAGGGCCTCGCAGGCGGAGCCCGGCCGTCCAGCTCGGTTGCTGATGCTGTCCGCTGGATGACCGCCATGCAGGCGCAGGACCTCCAGGCAGCGATGTGGGCTGTGGGCGCCAGGGTTCCCGGATGCGGCCTCACCGACGTCCGGTCCGCCATTGATTCAGGTGCTGTGGTGCGGTCCTGGCCGATGCGCGGGACATTGCACCTGGTGGCTCCGGAGGACCTGCGGTGGATGCTTGGGCTCACAGCGGACCGGCTCACCAAGATTATTGCCGCGCGGCACCGGGAGCTGGAAATCACGTGGGCGGACATCGAGAAATGCCGGGACATCGCGCTGGACCATATTGCCGGCGGCGGTCCCGCCAGCCGCACCGAACTGTTCACCGCCTTCGACGCAGCAGGGCAGCCGACGAAGGGCCAGCGGGGCATTCACATCCTGGGGACCCTGTGCAGGCACGCGTGGCTCGTTCAGGGGCCGCTGGCCAAGAACCAGCAGCTGCTGGTGGCCTTCGAGGACTGGATACCCGTTTCGCGGAAGCTGGAACGGCAGGAGGCCGTCGCAGAGTTCCTGCTGCGGTACCTCCGCAGCCATGGCCCGGCCACCCTGCGCGATTTTGCCTGGTGGACCCAGATTCCCCTGGCTGAGGTCCGGGCGGCGCTCGAGTCCGTCCGCGGCCTGCTGGTGGATTTCCGGTTCGACGGCGGGGACTTCTGGATGTCGCCGGAGACCGCCTCCCTGTTGGACACCGGGGTGCCGGGGGCCCGGTCAATCCTGCTCCTGCCCGGCTTCGACGAGTTCCTGCTGGGCTACACGGACCGGCGCGCCGTGCTGCCGCCGGAGCATTCGGGCAGGATCGTCCCCGGCGGCAACGGCGTCTTCAAGAAGATACTGGTGGCCGGGGGAGAGGTGATCGGCACGTGGTCCCGCGACGGCACCGGCCCGCGCGCCGGCGTCGTGCCTGAACTGTTTGACGCCGCCCGGCCGCTAGGTCCGGCCGCCGAGGCAGCTTTCGCCAAAGCAGCCCAGCGCTACTTCACGTTCCTCAGCACCTGA
- a CDS encoding UDP-N-acetylmuramate dehydrogenase: MTSTLLSQLTTAAVGGPAGTYIEARTEAEIIEAVRSADAAGEPLLIISGGSNLLVSDDGFPGTVVKIASEGFAVNAEDSCGGVAVVVQAGHNWDKLVEYAVLHAWSGIEALAGIPGSTGATPVQNVGAYGSDVSQTIAAVRTWDRQRNAVKTFTNSELKFGYRDSILKQATTNGSPRYVVLTVEFQLPIGRMSAPIRYAELARSLGVEQGKRAYSTDVRREVLRLRASKGMVLDPADRDTYSTGSFFTNPIVPAEIAAALPEKAPRYPAGNDGMVKLSAAWLIDQAGFSKGFGLEPGSVSGGRASLSTKHTLAITNRGSASAQDVLAVAREVRAGVEQRFGIRLHPEPLLIGLTL; this comes from the coding sequence GTGACTTCCACCCTGCTCTCCCAGCTCACAACGGCCGCCGTCGGGGGGCCCGCCGGCACCTACATCGAGGCCCGCACCGAGGCTGAGATCATCGAGGCCGTCCGGTCAGCCGACGCTGCCGGGGAGCCTCTGCTGATCATCAGCGGAGGCTCCAACCTGCTGGTTTCCGACGACGGGTTCCCCGGCACCGTAGTGAAGATCGCCTCGGAAGGCTTCGCGGTCAACGCGGAGGATTCCTGCGGCGGCGTGGCCGTGGTGGTGCAGGCCGGCCACAACTGGGACAAGCTGGTGGAATACGCTGTTCTTCACGCGTGGTCCGGGATTGAGGCCCTCGCGGGCATCCCGGGCTCCACGGGAGCCACCCCGGTGCAAAATGTCGGCGCCTACGGCTCCGACGTGTCCCAGACCATCGCCGCTGTCCGGACCTGGGACCGCCAGCGGAACGCCGTGAAGACCTTCACGAACTCTGAGCTCAAGTTCGGCTACCGGGACTCCATCCTCAAACAGGCCACCACGAATGGCTCGCCGCGCTACGTGGTGCTGACCGTGGAATTCCAGCTGCCCATCGGCCGGATGAGCGCTCCCATCCGGTATGCGGAGCTGGCCCGCTCACTGGGCGTGGAGCAGGGCAAGCGCGCCTACTCCACGGACGTGCGGCGGGAAGTGCTGCGGCTGCGGGCTTCAAAGGGAATGGTGCTGGACCCGGCGGACAGGGATACCTATTCCACGGGGTCGTTTTTCACCAACCCGATCGTCCCCGCCGAAATCGCGGCAGCCCTGCCGGAAAAGGCGCCCCGCTACCCGGCAGGCAATGACGGGATGGTGAAGTTGTCCGCGGCCTGGCTCATCGACCAGGCGGGCTTCAGCAAGGGCTTTGGACTGGAGCCGGGCAGTGTGAGCGGGGGCCGGGCGTCCCTGTCCACCAAGCACACGCTCGCCATTACCAACCGCGGCTCTGCCAGCGCCCAGGACGTGCTGGCGGTGGCGCGGGAGGTGCGCGCCGGCGTCGAGCAGCGCTTTGGCATCCGACTGCACCCGGAACCCCTGCTTATCGGCTTGACGCTTTAG
- a CDS encoding MaoC family dehydratase: MSLSIHDLSAGQEIGSRTIEVTRTDLVKYAGASGDFNPIHWNEAFATSVELPGVIAHGMFTMGSAVQLVTDWAGDPAAVVDFQTRFTKPVLVTDTTGTDEPGATIEVSGIIGKLDAEANTARVDLTVVSAGQKVLMKAQAVVRLS; this comes from the coding sequence ATGAGCCTCAGCATCCACGACCTCAGCGCCGGCCAGGAGATCGGCAGCCGCACCATCGAGGTCACCCGCACCGACCTGGTCAAGTACGCCGGAGCATCCGGCGACTTCAACCCCATCCACTGGAACGAAGCCTTCGCCACCAGCGTGGAACTGCCCGGCGTCATCGCCCACGGCATGTTCACCATGGGTTCGGCCGTGCAGCTGGTCACTGACTGGGCAGGCGACCCGGCCGCCGTCGTCGACTTCCAGACCCGCTTCACCAAGCCCGTCCTGGTCACGGACACCACGGGTACAGACGAACCCGGCGCCACCATCGAGGTCAGCGGCATCATCGGAAAGCTCGACGCCGAGGCGAACACCGCGCGTGTTGACCTCACCGTAGTTTCCGCGGGACAGAAGGTCCTGATGAAAGCCCAGGCCGTCGTCCGGCTCAGCTGA
- a CDS encoding FAS1-like dehydratase domain-containing protein — protein MTINPDLQGRSYPAAEVYDVGREKIREFARAVKAAHPAHFDVDAAKALGHADLVAPPTFAIIIAQRADAQLIEDPEAGIDFSRVVHADQRFTHHRPIFAGDRLVAELHVDGVRAMGGGAMITTRSEVFSLGTDDSREPVTTTTSSILVRGEGQ, from the coding sequence ATGACTATCAATCCGGACCTGCAGGGCCGAAGCTACCCTGCTGCAGAGGTGTACGACGTTGGCCGCGAGAAAATCCGCGAGTTTGCCCGCGCCGTGAAGGCCGCCCATCCTGCACATTTCGACGTCGACGCCGCCAAGGCCCTGGGGCACGCGGATCTTGTTGCCCCTCCGACGTTCGCCATCATCATCGCCCAGCGCGCCGACGCACAGCTCATCGAGGATCCGGAGGCCGGCATCGACTTCTCCCGCGTGGTCCATGCGGACCAGCGCTTCACCCACCACCGGCCCATCTTCGCCGGCGACCGCCTGGTAGCGGAGCTCCACGTCGACGGCGTCCGTGCCATGGGTGGCGGGGCAATGATCACCACGCGTTCGGAGGTCTTTTCCCTCGGTACGGACGATTCCCGCGAGCCCGTCACCACCACCACGTCGTCCATCCTGGTCCGCGGAGAGGGACAGTAA
- a CDS encoding DUF3188 domain-containing protein has protein sequence MLNEFWATAPTRYKVLVFSAMGMIAVGIILNLVGNTSGNSVLATASLPLIGLGLVLHIAGIVVRGQAIRKNLRR, from the coding sequence GTGCTGAACGAATTCTGGGCCACCGCGCCAACCCGCTACAAAGTCCTGGTCTTCAGTGCGATGGGAATGATCGCCGTCGGCATCATCCTGAACCTGGTGGGCAACACCAGCGGCAACTCCGTCCTCGCCACCGCATCCCTCCCGCTGATCGGGCTGGGCCTCGTCCTTCATATCGCCGGGATCGTGGTCCGCGGCCAGGCCATCCGGAAGAACCTCCGCCGGTAA
- a CDS encoding DUF2797 domain-containing protein, producing MTGTRYLVHGVFWPAADDSANGAPPVLRLQAPDGTFQETALDDGTRLGIRLAAEGKSCLGHHRVHGPARRDHILCAERLPSARGHQCERCFVADDFRLMHDFHRDGRVPPGLRSYLMQPHWLYIATFADGASKVGTASNLRKWQRLAEQGAVVASYVARAADGRIVRILEDLVTRDCGLPQQVRSAAKASALAGPAPAGRLTAHNLTLAATARQVISGSGLEGFEVVDEAWRRPGLAWRLCSASPRHAYPHSLASGPHGFTIQSVSGSFVLAALGGTDLEFVVDLGRLKGRTIELGDYSSEVPAVQEALF from the coding sequence GTGACCGGTACGCGCTATCTGGTCCACGGGGTCTTTTGGCCTGCGGCGGACGATTCCGCCAACGGCGCGCCTCCTGTCTTGCGGCTGCAGGCTCCGGACGGCACCTTCCAGGAAACAGCGCTCGACGACGGCACCCGCCTGGGCATCCGGCTCGCCGCCGAAGGGAAGTCCTGCCTCGGCCACCACCGGGTCCACGGCCCGGCCCGCCGGGACCACATCCTCTGTGCCGAACGCCTGCCCTCCGCCCGTGGACATCAGTGCGAACGGTGCTTTGTGGCGGACGACTTCCGGCTCATGCACGACTTCCACCGGGACGGCCGCGTCCCGCCGGGCCTCCGCAGCTACCTGATGCAGCCGCACTGGCTGTATATCGCCACCTTCGCCGACGGGGCCAGCAAGGTGGGAACGGCCTCCAATCTGAGGAAATGGCAGCGGCTCGCGGAACAGGGTGCGGTGGTAGCGAGCTACGTGGCGCGCGCCGCGGACGGGCGGATAGTGCGGATCCTTGAGGACCTTGTAACGCGCGACTGCGGGCTGCCGCAACAGGTGCGGTCAGCCGCCAAGGCAAGTGCCCTGGCCGGCCCCGCACCGGCGGGCCGGCTCACGGCGCACAATCTGACGCTGGCGGCCACCGCGCGCCAGGTCATTTCCGGCTCCGGCCTGGAAGGTTTCGAGGTGGTGGACGAGGCCTGGCGCAGGCCCGGACTGGCCTGGCGGCTGTGTTCGGCAAGCCCCAGGCACGCCTACCCCCACAGCCTGGCGTCCGGGCCGCACGGCTTCACCATCCAGTCCGTCAGCGGCAGTTTCGTGCTGGCCGCCCTCGGTGGAACGGACCTCGAATTCGTCGTGGACCTCGGCCGGCTCAAAGGCAGAACCATCGAACTGGGAGACTATTCCTCGGAGGTCCCGGCCGTGCAGGAAGCCCTGTTCTGA
- a CDS encoding HpcH/HpaI aldolase/citrate lyase family protein, with protein MTSTIATETVRPERNIPAEIARSWLLVNAMKTELFDQSAVSRADSIILDIEDAVDPSQKDHARNNVIDWLTAGGKAWVRINDATSPFWAADLAGLRGTPGLLGIMLAKTESADQVTESFHRMDGNTPVIPLVESAVGIEEANNIAKAQGAFRLAFGSGDFRRDTGMAATPEAMAYPRAKLVVASRVGNLPGPIDGPTVGTNHPILREQTGITVMMGMTGKLCLAIDQTPVINEVISPTPSDVAWATDFMADFEANGRVIRDGSDLPRLGRAEKIMKLAVAFGVQPAL; from the coding sequence ATGACGTCTACCATCGCCACCGAGACCGTAAGGCCGGAACGCAATATCCCAGCAGAGATCGCCCGCTCATGGCTCCTTGTGAATGCCATGAAGACGGAGCTTTTCGACCAGTCGGCAGTGTCCCGCGCCGATTCGATCATCCTGGATATTGAAGATGCGGTGGACCCCTCCCAGAAGGACCATGCCCGGAACAACGTCATTGACTGGCTGACTGCCGGCGGCAAGGCCTGGGTCCGCATCAATGACGCCACCAGCCCGTTCTGGGCAGCGGACCTGGCCGGCCTCCGCGGCACGCCGGGCCTGCTCGGCATCATGCTGGCGAAGACCGAATCCGCGGACCAGGTGACTGAGAGCTTCCACCGCATGGACGGCAATACGCCCGTGATCCCGCTGGTGGAATCCGCCGTCGGCATCGAGGAAGCCAACAACATCGCCAAGGCGCAGGGGGCCTTCCGGCTGGCCTTCGGCTCCGGCGACTTCCGCCGCGACACCGGCATGGCCGCCACCCCGGAAGCCATGGCCTACCCGCGCGCCAAGCTTGTGGTCGCCAGCCGCGTCGGGAACCTGCCCGGGCCCATCGACGGCCCCACGGTGGGCACCAACCACCCCATCCTGCGCGAACAGACCGGCATCACCGTGATGATGGGCATGACCGGCAAGCTCTGCCTTGCCATCGACCAGACCCCCGTCATCAACGAGGTCATCAGCCCCACGCCGTCGGACGTCGCCTGGGCCACCGACTTCATGGCCGACTTCGAAGCCAACGGCCGCGTGATCCGTGACGGGTCCGACCTGCCCCGCCTGGGCCGCGCCGAGAAGATCATGAAGCTCGCGGTAGCCTTTGGGGTGCAGCCCGCACTGTAG
- a CDS encoding aldo/keto reductase yields the protein MQELIYGCMGLGGSWSDEPHATEHVDEAAAAIEAALGAGITLFDHADIYRRGKSEAVFGEVLASTPGLRDRIRLQTKCGIRLSEPGQPGHYDLSRGAILERVNESLKRLRTDYVDILLLHRPDPLADPAEVAAAVGQLMAEGKVRQLGVSNMSGAQIEALQDRLETPVVANQLEMSLLKRAWLESQVLVNHAEHLDYSFPHGTLEYCVRNSITLQAYGSLAKGLYTGAEPESPASAEAATVELVAQLAGEYGSSGESVLLGWLMKHPAGIAPVIGTVNPGRIRACADAARVAEAMTRADWYRLWVIARGSNIP from the coding sequence ATGCAGGAACTGATTTATGGCTGCATGGGCCTGGGCGGCAGCTGGTCCGACGAGCCGCATGCCACCGAGCATGTGGACGAGGCCGCTGCCGCCATCGAAGCCGCCCTGGGTGCGGGAATCACCCTGTTTGACCACGCGGACATCTACCGCAGGGGCAAATCCGAGGCAGTCTTCGGCGAGGTGCTGGCGTCCACTCCCGGGCTGCGTGACCGCATCCGGCTGCAGACCAAGTGCGGCATCCGGCTCAGCGAACCCGGGCAGCCCGGGCACTACGACCTCAGCCGCGGAGCCATCCTGGAACGCGTCAACGAAAGCCTGAAGCGGCTGCGGACGGACTACGTGGACATCCTCCTGCTGCACCGCCCGGATCCCCTGGCGGACCCGGCGGAGGTGGCGGCCGCCGTCGGGCAGCTGATGGCCGAAGGCAAGGTCCGGCAGCTGGGTGTTTCCAACATGTCCGGCGCGCAGATCGAGGCCCTGCAGGACCGGCTGGAAACGCCCGTGGTGGCGAACCAGCTGGAAATGAGCCTGCTCAAGCGGGCATGGCTGGAAAGCCAGGTGCTGGTCAACCACGCCGAGCACCTGGACTACAGTTTCCCGCACGGCACCCTGGAGTACTGCGTCCGGAACTCCATCACGCTCCAGGCCTACGGCTCGCTCGCCAAGGGCCTGTACACGGGGGCGGAACCGGAGAGTCCGGCGTCGGCGGAGGCAGCCACCGTCGAGCTCGTGGCGCAGCTGGCGGGGGAGTACGGCAGTTCCGGGGAATCGGTCCTGCTGGGATGGCTGATGAAGCACCCGGCCGGCATCGCGCCGGTGATAGGAACCGTCAACCCGGGCCGGATCCGGGCCTGTGCCGACGCCGCGCGCGTGGCCGAGGCGATGACCCGCGCGGACTGGTACCGGCTGTGGGTCATTGCGCGCGGCAGCAACATCCCCTGA
- a CDS encoding glycoside hydrolase family 13 protein: protein MSTTATLATLSDSHRPADPNWWRQAAVYQIYPRSFADSNGDGIGDLKGITAKVPYLKSLGIDAVWLSPFYPSALADGGYDVDDYRDVDPKLGTLADFDEMAKALHQAGIKLIADIVPNHSSNRHQWFKEALASPKGSPARDRYIFRDGKGPNGEFPPSDWDSVFGGPAWERITEPDGTPGQWYMHIFAKEQPDLNWSNREIREDFLKTLRFWSDRGVDGFRVDVAHALTKDLTEPLLSKLELSAANTGVDGFDDGTHPFWDRDEVHEIYAEWREVFNEYNPPRTAVAEAWVHATRRARYASPEGLGQAFNFDLLQADFDAAEFREIITRNLAEAAATGASSTWVFSNHDVVRHATRYGLPQVSKGKERTKGQDGKDWLLAGGPEEELDVELGERRARAATLLMLAVPGSAYLYQGEELGLQEVAEIPESERQDPSFFRNKGVEIGRDGCRVPLPWKVEGTSFGFGDGGAHLPQPDWFSKYAVEAQDGTEGSTLELYRKALKLRRELQTDEVLEWVDTGNPEVLHFRRPNGWQSVTNFGDTAVDLPAGAVLVSSDVLEDGKLPANTTAWLR, encoded by the coding sequence TTGTCCACCACCGCCACTCTGGCAACCCTTTCCGATTCCCACCGCCCGGCCGATCCCAACTGGTGGCGCCAAGCCGCTGTGTACCAGATCTATCCGCGCAGCTTCGCGGACTCCAACGGCGACGGCATCGGCGATCTCAAGGGCATCACCGCCAAGGTCCCTTACCTGAAATCGCTCGGGATCGATGCCGTCTGGCTGAGCCCGTTCTACCCCTCGGCGCTTGCCGACGGCGGTTACGACGTGGACGACTACCGCGACGTTGACCCGAAGCTGGGCACGCTGGCCGATTTTGACGAGATGGCCAAGGCGCTGCACCAGGCCGGCATTAAACTCATCGCCGACATCGTCCCCAACCACTCCTCCAACCGGCACCAGTGGTTCAAGGAAGCGCTCGCTTCCCCGAAGGGATCACCCGCACGGGACCGGTACATCTTCCGTGACGGCAAAGGCCCCAACGGCGAGTTCCCGCCATCGGACTGGGACTCCGTCTTCGGCGGCCCTGCCTGGGAGCGCATCACCGAGCCGGACGGCACCCCCGGCCAGTGGTACATGCACATCTTCGCCAAGGAGCAGCCGGACCTGAACTGGTCCAACCGGGAAATCCGCGAGGACTTCCTGAAGACCCTGCGCTTCTGGTCCGACCGCGGCGTGGACGGCTTCCGGGTGGACGTGGCGCATGCGCTGACCAAGGACCTCACCGAACCGCTGCTGTCCAAGCTGGAACTGAGCGCGGCCAACACCGGCGTGGACGGTTTCGACGACGGCACGCACCCCTTCTGGGACCGCGACGAAGTGCATGAGATCTACGCCGAATGGCGCGAGGTGTTCAACGAGTACAACCCGCCGCGCACCGCCGTCGCCGAGGCATGGGTCCATGCCACGCGCCGTGCCCGCTACGCCAGCCCCGAGGGACTCGGCCAGGCCTTCAACTTCGACCTCCTGCAGGCCGACTTCGACGCGGCGGAGTTCCGCGAGATCATCACGCGCAACCTGGCCGAGGCGGCTGCCACGGGAGCCTCCTCCACCTGGGTCTTCTCAAACCACGACGTTGTCCGCCACGCCACCCGGTACGGCCTGCCGCAGGTCTCCAAGGGCAAGGAGCGCACCAAGGGCCAAGACGGCAAGGACTGGCTGCTGGCCGGCGGCCCCGAGGAGGAGCTGGACGTGGAGCTCGGTGAACGCCGTGCCCGCGCCGCCACGCTGCTGATGCTCGCCGTCCCCGGCTCTGCCTACCTGTACCAGGGGGAGGAGCTGGGACTCCAGGAAGTGGCGGAGATCCCGGAATCAGAGCGCCAGGATCCCTCGTTCTTCCGCAACAAGGGCGTCGAAATCGGCCGTGACGGCTGCCGGGTGCCCCTGCCCTGGAAGGTCGAGGGAACCTCCTTCGGCTTCGGCGACGGCGGCGCGCACCTGCCGCAGCCTGACTGGTTCAGCAAGTACGCTGTCGAGGCGCAGGACGGGACCGAGGGTTCCACGCTGGAGCTCTACCGCAAGGCCCTGAAGCTCCGCCGCGAGCTGCAGACGGACGAAGTGCTGGAATGGGTGGATACCGGCAACCCGGAGGTCCTCCACTTCCGCCGCCCCAACGGCTGGCAGTCCGTGACCAACTTCGGGGACACCGCCGTCGACCTCCCGGCAGGCGCCGTCCTGGTCAGCAGCGATGTCCTGGAGGACGGCAAGCTGCCCGCTAACACCACCGCGTGGCTGCGCTGA
- a CDS encoding ROK family protein, translating to MAETTAATPQLLRRVSAGAVLDFMRSSGVVTVTQVMEATGLTRATAISVCEDLKERGWLRELENQRASGGYRKGRPARRFELNERAGCVLGMDVGVSKATVVVSDLRGQVLGRSTLPFAEAEISAGERISVIDRAAMTALRSVGAAPASVLAACAGIAAPVDRNGDVLVAQHFWGLFDVGLKAAMRDRHGWTVLLENDANLAALGDRWRGAAAGVDDVVVILASERFGSGVIDGGRLLHGSRGGAGELAFLDQVEGVGDTFGIASLARTWAAEALAGKTRTSLRDYAAQGGAEAEHVFAAAAEGDAVALLILERLADRLARVIGAVATVFNPELVVIGGAVANSAGVLLGPIKRRLKDFTATPPRIAVSPLGDSIVTVGAVRGALDYVEKHSLDLQLIPRA from the coding sequence ATGGCTGAAACCACCGCCGCCACACCCCAGCTGCTCCGCCGAGTAAGCGCCGGGGCTGTGCTGGACTTCATGCGTTCCTCCGGTGTTGTCACCGTCACCCAAGTCATGGAAGCCACCGGCCTCACCCGCGCCACGGCCATCTCCGTCTGCGAGGACCTCAAGGAGCGGGGCTGGCTCCGCGAACTGGAGAACCAGCGTGCATCCGGCGGGTACCGGAAGGGCCGGCCCGCCCGCCGGTTCGAACTCAACGAGCGTGCCGGCTGCGTGCTGGGCATGGATGTGGGGGTTTCCAAGGCCACGGTGGTGGTGTCGGACCTTCGCGGGCAGGTGCTTGGGCGGTCCACCCTGCCCTTCGCGGAAGCCGAAATTTCGGCTGGGGAACGCATCTCCGTCATCGACCGCGCCGCGATGACGGCCCTTCGCAGCGTGGGCGCCGCCCCGGCGTCGGTCCTCGCCGCCTGTGCCGGCATCGCCGCCCCGGTGGACCGCAACGGTGACGTGCTGGTGGCCCAGCACTTCTGGGGATTGTTCGACGTCGGCCTGAAGGCAGCCATGCGGGACCGGCACGGCTGGACGGTCCTGCTGGAAAACGACGCCAACCTTGCCGCGCTCGGCGACCGCTGGCGGGGTGCGGCGGCGGGAGTGGACGACGTCGTGGTGATCCTTGCCAGTGAGCGTTTCGGTTCAGGGGTGATCGACGGCGGGCGGCTGCTGCACGGGAGCCGCGGCGGCGCCGGTGAACTCGCCTTCCTGGACCAGGTTGAGGGCGTGGGGGACACCTTCGGCATTGCCAGCCTCGCCAGGACGTGGGCGGCCGAGGCGCTGGCCGGCAAAACCCGGACATCCCTCCGGGATTATGCAGCCCAAGGCGGCGCGGAGGCTGAGCACGTCTTCGCGGCCGCTGCGGAGGGCGACGCCGTGGCCCTGCTCATTCTTGAACGCCTGGCGGACCGGCTGGCCCGGGTCATTGGCGCGGTGGCAACGGTGTTCAACCCGGAGCTTGTGGTGATCGGCGGTGCAGTGGCCAACTCCGCAGGCGTCCTGCTCGGACCGATCAAACGGCGGCTGAAGGATTTCACCGCCACTCCCCCGCGGATTGCGGTCTCGCCGCTGGGCGACTCGATCGTGACCGTTGGGGCCGTCCGGGGCGCGCTGGACTACGTGGAGAAGCATTCCCTCGACTTGCAGCTGATCCCCCGCGCTTAG